From Cronobacter turicensis z3032, the proteins below share one genomic window:
- the iolG gene encoding Inositol 2-dehydrogenase → MSLRLGVIGAGAIGKEHIRRCTQVLQGATVVAVSDINLDNARAVVSALGLKAEVYADGQDVIQAQDVDALIVTSWDPTHEAFTLGAIEAGKPVFCEKPLAMTAEGCRRIVDAEIKAGRRLVQVGFMRPYDEGYQALKEVIDSGEIGAPLMLHCAHRNPEVGDNYTTDMAITSTLIHELDVLRWLLNDDYASVQVRFPRATSHTHARLKDPQIVMLETRNGTLIDVEIFVNCRYGYDIQCEVVGETGIARLPEPSSVQMRKTAKLATTILTDWKDRFIKAYDVELQAFINDVKAGELRGPSAWDGFAASVAADACLKAQESGALETISLPERPAFYLR, encoded by the coding sequence ATGTCGCTCAGATTAGGCGTAATTGGCGCAGGCGCCATCGGTAAAGAACATATCCGCCGCTGCACCCAGGTTCTGCAGGGCGCGACCGTCGTCGCAGTATCGGACATCAATCTGGATAACGCGCGCGCCGTGGTCAGCGCGCTTGGCCTGAAGGCGGAAGTGTACGCCGACGGGCAGGATGTCATTCAGGCGCAGGATGTGGACGCGCTGATTGTCACCTCCTGGGACCCGACGCATGAAGCGTTCACGCTCGGGGCGATTGAAGCGGGCAAACCGGTGTTCTGCGAAAAGCCGCTCGCCATGACCGCTGAAGGTTGCCGTCGTATTGTCGATGCCGAGATAAAAGCAGGCCGTCGCCTGGTGCAGGTCGGCTTTATGCGTCCTTACGATGAAGGCTACCAGGCGCTGAAAGAGGTTATCGACAGCGGCGAAATCGGCGCGCCGCTGATGCTCCACTGCGCGCACCGCAACCCGGAAGTCGGCGACAACTACACCACCGATATGGCCATCACCAGCACGCTTATTCATGAGCTCGACGTACTGCGCTGGCTGCTCAACGACGACTACGCCTCGGTGCAGGTGCGCTTCCCGCGCGCCACGTCGCACACTCACGCCCGGCTTAAAGATCCGCAAATCGTGATGCTGGAAACTCGCAACGGGACGCTTATCGACGTCGAAATTTTCGTGAACTGCCGCTATGGCTACGACATTCAGTGCGAAGTGGTCGGGGAGACCGGCATCGCCCGTCTGCCGGAGCCGTCGTCGGTGCAGATGCGTAAAACGGCGAAGCTTGCCACCACCATTCTGACCGACTGGAAAGACCGCTTCATTAAAGCCTATGACGTCGAATTGCAGGCGTTTATTAACGATGTAAAAGCCGGCGAACTGCGCGGCCCGTCGGCCTGGGATGGCTTTGCGGCGTCGGTGGCGGCGGACGCCTGCCTGAAAGCGCAGGAGAGCGGCGCGCTGGAGACCATCAGCCTGCCGGAGCGTCCGGCGTTTTACCTGCGTTAA
- the iolH gene encoding Protein iolH: protein MPQSVTNPTEVYMKIAFDVDVIKDLGITRMVQQVAEWGYQYIEQSPHPQINPFYKHPKAGREIIAEYKKALRDTGVALSSFICVYRWSGPDELRRQAAVKNWKRLIEIAIEMDVQVINTELSGDPNQPEICEEMFYRSMEELLPIFEREGLRVEIQAHPWDFCEENNETVDIVKSFRSDNVKYVYSVPHTFFYDKGKGEVEKMLRYAGDDLSHVLIADTMNHTRHCRYIVNPPGVDAAVHQHVGVGEGEVDFQALFSTLRDMGFARQSFKVGGEPIVAASLFGYPEKMKYQAVETRELIERELLGR from the coding sequence ATTCCGCAGTCTGTTACGAATCCGACGGAGGTATACATGAAAATCGCATTTGACGTCGACGTCATCAAAGACCTCGGGATCACCCGCATGGTGCAGCAGGTGGCGGAGTGGGGCTATCAATACATTGAGCAGTCGCCGCACCCGCAAATCAACCCGTTTTATAAGCACCCGAAAGCGGGCCGCGAGATCATTGCCGAGTATAAAAAAGCGCTGCGCGACACCGGCGTCGCGCTCTCTTCTTTTATTTGCGTCTACCGCTGGTCAGGCCCGGATGAGCTGCGCCGTCAGGCGGCGGTGAAAAACTGGAAGCGCCTTATCGAAATCGCCATCGAGATGGATGTGCAGGTGATCAACACCGAGCTCTCCGGCGACCCAAATCAGCCTGAAATCTGTGAAGAGATGTTTTACCGCTCCATGGAAGAACTGCTGCCGATTTTCGAGCGCGAAGGGCTGCGCGTGGAGATCCAGGCGCATCCGTGGGATTTCTGCGAAGAGAACAACGAAACCGTGGATATCGTGAAGTCGTTTCGCAGCGATAACGTGAAATATGTCTACAGCGTGCCGCACACCTTCTTTTACGACAAAGGCAAAGGGGAGGTGGAAAAGATGCTGCGCTACGCCGGGGACGATCTCTCGCATGTGCTGATTGCCGACACCATGAACCACACCCGCCACTGCCGCTATATCGTCAACCCGCCGGGCGTCGATGCCGCGGTACATCAGCATGTTGGCGTGGGCGAAGGCGAGGTGGATTTCCAGGCGCTGTTCAGCACGCTGCGCGATATGGGCTTCGCCCGCCAGAGCTTTAAGGTGGGCGGCGAGCCGATTGTCGCCGCGTCGCTCTTCGGCTACCCGGAGAAGATGAAATACCAGGCTGTGGAAACCCGTGAACTGATAGAGCGCGAACTGCTCGGCCGTTAA
- the iolE gene encoding Inosose dehydratase, whose protein sequence is MPERRIMNKQHVRLAIAPIGWTNDDMPELGSENTFQHTVSEMALAGFTGSEVGSKYPRDPAILKPMLAIRGIEICNAWFSTFFAAGEREKTLDEFVNHMNFLHAMGAKVIGCSEQSGSIQCTTLPVMGPDKPCFSEEEWARVAEGYNTLGRLAAEKGMQVCLHHHMGTGIQTAQEIDTFMSRVDASVYLLYDTGHAWYSEGSEAAMLAILKKHLPRINHVHLKDVRPAVIDAVKRDGLSFLDGVRKGTFTVPGDGAIDFRPVFRLLDEHGYQGWMVVEAEQDPARANPFEYAVKARRYLRETAGI, encoded by the coding sequence TTGCCAGAGAGGCGCATTATGAATAAGCAACACGTAAGGCTCGCCATCGCTCCGATCGGCTGGACGAATGACGATATGCCGGAGCTCGGCAGCGAAAATACTTTCCAGCACACCGTCAGCGAAATGGCGCTGGCGGGGTTTACCGGCAGCGAAGTCGGCAGCAAATACCCGCGCGATCCGGCCATTCTGAAACCGATGCTGGCTATCCGCGGTATCGAAATTTGCAACGCCTGGTTCAGCACGTTTTTTGCCGCAGGCGAGCGGGAGAAAACGCTCGACGAGTTTGTGAATCACATGAATTTCCTCCATGCGATGGGGGCGAAAGTGATTGGCTGCTCAGAACAGAGCGGCAGCATCCAGTGCACCACGCTGCCGGTGATGGGGCCAGATAAACCCTGCTTTAGCGAGGAGGAGTGGGCGCGCGTGGCGGAAGGCTACAACACGCTCGGGCGACTCGCCGCCGAAAAGGGCATGCAGGTCTGTCTGCATCACCACATGGGCACCGGCATTCAGACCGCGCAGGAGATAGACACGTTCATGTCGCGGGTGGATGCGTCGGTGTATCTGCTCTATGACACCGGACACGCCTGGTACTCTGAAGGCAGCGAAGCGGCGATGCTGGCGATCCTTAAAAAACATCTGCCGCGTATCAACCACGTACACCTGAAGGATGTGCGCCCGGCAGTGATTGATGCCGTGAAACGCGACGGGCTTTCCTTCCTGGATGGCGTCAGGAAAGGCACCTTTACGGTGCCGGGCGATGGCGCTATCGATTTTCGTCCGGTATTCCGGCTGTTGGATGAGCACGGCTATCAGGGCTGGATGGTGGTGGAAGCCGAGCAGGATCCGGCGCGGGCGAACCCGTTTGAATACGCCGTGAAAGCGCGTCGCTACCTGCGGGAGACCGCCGGGATCTGA
- the iolT gene encoding Major myo-inositol transporter iolT — MTKEQYLTLNRASGPNSDAPTAPFVKVIALIATLGGLLFGYDTGVISGALLFMGSELHLTPLTTGLVTSSLLFGAAFGALLAGHMANAAGRKKIIIYLAVIFAIGAIGTAMAPDVSWMIFFRLVLGVAVGGAAATVPVYIAEIAPANKRGQLVTLQELMIVSGQLLAYISNASFHELWGGESTWRWMLAVATLPAVLLWFGMMFMPDTPRWYAMKGRLAEARRVLDRTRRPEDVEWELMEIEETLEAQRAQGKPRLRELLTPWLFKLFMIGIGIAVIQQMTGVNTIMYYAPTVLTAVGMSDNAALVATVANGAVSVLMTFVGIWMLGKIGRRTMTMIGQFGCTACLVFIGAVSYLLPETVNGQPDALRGYMVLTGMLMFLCFQQGALSPVTWLLLSEIFPTRLRGIFMGGAVFSMWIANFMISLFFPILLAWVGLSGTFFIFAAFGIVGATFVIKCVPETRNRSLEQIEHYLHDWLDNSPEGQRRARERKAYRAQMDKARS, encoded by the coding sequence ATGACTAAAGAACAATATCTCACCCTTAACAGAGCATCAGGGCCTAACAGCGACGCGCCCACGGCGCCGTTTGTCAAAGTGATTGCGCTTATCGCCACGCTCGGCGGGCTGCTTTTTGGTTACGACACCGGCGTTATCTCCGGCGCGCTGCTGTTTATGGGCAGCGAACTGCATCTCACCCCGCTCACGACAGGCCTTGTCACCAGCTCTCTGCTTTTCGGCGCCGCCTTTGGCGCGCTGCTCGCGGGCCATATGGCAAACGCCGCGGGACGAAAGAAAATCATTATTTATCTGGCGGTCATCTTCGCGATTGGCGCGATTGGCACGGCGATGGCCCCGGACGTGTCGTGGATGATTTTCTTTCGCCTGGTGCTCGGCGTGGCGGTTGGCGGCGCGGCGGCGACCGTACCGGTGTATATCGCGGAAATCGCGCCCGCCAACAAGCGCGGCCAGCTGGTGACCTTGCAGGAGCTGATGATCGTCTCCGGGCAGTTGCTGGCCTATATCTCTAACGCCTCGTTCCACGAGCTGTGGGGCGGCGAATCCACCTGGCGCTGGATGCTGGCGGTCGCGACGCTTCCCGCCGTGCTGCTGTGGTTCGGCATGATGTTTATGCCTGACACTCCGCGCTGGTACGCCATGAAAGGCCGTCTTGCCGAAGCGCGCCGCGTGCTGGATCGCACCCGTCGCCCGGAGGATGTGGAATGGGAGCTGATGGAGATCGAAGAGACGCTGGAAGCCCAGCGCGCCCAGGGCAAACCGCGCCTGCGCGAACTGCTGACGCCGTGGCTGTTTAAGCTGTTTATGATTGGCATCGGCATCGCGGTTATTCAGCAAATGACCGGCGTGAACACCATTATGTATTACGCGCCGACCGTACTGACGGCCGTCGGGATGTCGGATAACGCCGCGCTGGTGGCGACGGTCGCTAACGGCGCGGTGTCCGTATTGATGACGTTTGTGGGCATCTGGATGCTGGGCAAAATCGGCCGTCGCACCATGACCATGATTGGGCAGTTCGGCTGTACCGCGTGTCTGGTGTTTATCGGCGCCGTCAGTTATCTCCTGCCCGAAACCGTGAACGGCCAGCCGGACGCGCTGCGCGGTTACATGGTGCTGACGGGGATGCTGATGTTCCTGTGCTTCCAGCAGGGCGCGCTCTCGCCCGTCACCTGGCTGCTGCTGTCGGAGATTTTCCCGACCCGCCTGCGCGGCATCTTTATGGGCGGCGCGGTATTCTCCATGTGGATAGCTAACTTCATGATCTCGCTTTTCTTCCCGATCCTGCTCGCCTGGGTAGGTCTCTCCGGCACCTTCTTTATTTTCGCGGCGTTCGGGATTGTCGGGGCGACGTTCGTGATTAAATGCGTGCCGGAAACCCGCAACCGCAGCCTTGAGCAGATTGAACATTATCTGCATGACTGGCTGGATAACAGCCCGGAGGGCCAGCGCCGCGCCCGTGAGCGCAAGGCGTATCGGGCGCAGATGGACAAAGCGCGTTCATAA
- the metN gene encoding Methionine import ATP-binding protein metN, with translation MIVLRNISKLFHQGKDTITAVDDVNLEVERGQIYGIIGYSGAGKSTLIRLLNGLEKPTSGSVTVAGKEISAARGESLRQARLKISMVFQHFNLLWSRTVSENIAFSMQIAGVPKAEIKTRVAALIDLVGLKGRENAYPSRLSGGQKQRVGIARALANRPDVLLCDEATSALDPQTTDQILDLLQDINRRFGLTIVLITHEMHVVRKICDRVAVMENGRVVEEGDVLQVFTHPQQPITRQFVRQISQEGADDAFDPALAGDLNGAVIKLTFVGHSTHQPVVGELTLRYGLPFNILHGKMTQTAHGVFGQLWLHVVATPEQLENILADLRLHEIHCEVIKHA, from the coding sequence ATGATAGTTTTAAGGAACATCTCGAAGCTGTTTCATCAGGGTAAGGACACCATTACGGCGGTAGATGACGTCAACCTGGAAGTCGAGCGGGGACAAATCTACGGCATCATCGGCTATAGCGGCGCGGGGAAAAGCACCCTGATTCGCCTGTTAAACGGCCTCGAAAAACCGACGTCCGGCAGCGTGACCGTGGCGGGTAAAGAGATTTCCGCCGCGCGCGGCGAATCGCTGCGTCAGGCGCGTCTCAAAATCAGCATGGTGTTCCAGCACTTCAATCTGCTCTGGTCGCGTACCGTCAGCGAAAACATCGCCTTTTCGATGCAGATAGCTGGCGTGCCGAAAGCGGAAATCAAAACCCGCGTGGCGGCGCTTATCGATCTGGTGGGCCTGAAAGGCCGTGAAAACGCGTATCCGTCGCGCCTGTCCGGCGGGCAGAAACAGCGCGTCGGCATCGCCCGCGCGCTCGCCAACCGCCCGGATGTTTTGCTTTGCGACGAAGCCACCTCGGCGCTCGACCCGCAAACCACCGATCAAATTCTCGATCTGCTCCAGGACATTAACCGCCGCTTTGGGCTCACCATTGTGCTCATCACCCATGAGATGCACGTGGTGCGCAAGATTTGCGATCGCGTGGCGGTGATGGAAAACGGCCGCGTGGTGGAAGAGGGCGACGTGTTGCAGGTCTTCACCCACCCGCAGCAGCCGATTACGCGCCAGTTTGTGCGCCAGATTAGCCAGGAAGGGGCCGACGACGCGTTCGATCCGGCGCTGGCGGGCGATCTTAACGGCGCGGTGATTAAACTGACGTTTGTCGGGCATAGCACCCACCAGCCGGTCGTTGGCGAGCTGACGCTCCGCTACGGTCTGCCTTTTAATATTCTGCACGGCAAAATGACCCAGACCGCCCACGGCGTGTTTGGTCAGCTCTGGCTGCATGTGGTGGCGACGCCGGAACAGCTTGAGAATATCCTCGCCGATTTACGCCTGCATGAGATCCACTGCGAGGTTATTAAACATGCTTGA
- the metI gene encoding Probable D-methionine transport system permease protein metI has product MWWRRRNSLRISSPIYACMRSTARLLNMLESLFPHLKLDQLLAATQETLYMTALSGVATFVLGIVLGLALFLTARGGLFENRLVYSVISIVVNVFRSIPFIILIVLLIPFTKTIIGTILGANAALPALIVGAAPFYARLVEIGLREVDKGVIEATRSMGARMSTLIFRVLLPESSPALVSGITVTLIALVSYSAMAGVIGAGGLGNLAYLEGFQRNHNDVTLVATVAILVIVFIIQFIGDALTSYLDKR; this is encoded by the coding sequence ATGTGGTGGCGACGCCGGAACAGCTTGAGAATATCCTCGCCGATTTACGCCTGCATGAGATCCACTGCGAGGTTATTAAACATGCTTGAGTCCCTGTTTCCCCATCTGAAGCTCGACCAGCTCCTGGCCGCCACCCAGGAGACGCTCTACATGACCGCGCTCTCGGGCGTCGCCACCTTTGTGCTCGGCATTGTGCTGGGGCTGGCGCTGTTCTTAACGGCGCGCGGCGGGCTGTTTGAAAACCGTCTGGTCTACAGCGTTATCTCCATCGTGGTGAACGTGTTCCGTTCCATCCCGTTCATCATTTTGATAGTGCTGCTGATCCCGTTTACCAAAACGATTATCGGCACCATTCTCGGGGCGAACGCCGCGCTGCCGGCGCTGATTGTCGGGGCCGCGCCGTTCTACGCGCGTCTGGTGGAGATTGGCCTGCGCGAAGTCGATAAAGGCGTGATTGAAGCTACCCGCTCGATGGGCGCGCGCATGAGCACGCTGATTTTCCGCGTGCTGCTGCCGGAATCGTCCCCGGCGCTGGTCTCAGGAATTACCGTCACTCTGATTGCGCTGGTGAGCTACAGCGCGATGGCCGGGGTGATTGGCGCAGGCGGGCTCGGGAATCTCGCTTATCTGGAAGGATTCCAGCGTAACCACAACGACGTCACGCTGGTGGCGACGGTCGCTATACTGGTGATCGTCTTCATCATTCAGTTTATCGGTGACGCCTTAACCTCTTATTTAGATAAACGCTAA
- the padC gene encoding Probable phenolic acid decarboxylase, whose translation MSNFDKHDLSGFVGKHLVYTYDNGWNYELYIKNENTIDYRIHSGIVGNRWVKDQRVYIVRVGENIYKISWTEPTGTDVSLIANLGDRLFHGTIFFPRWVMNDPKKTVCFQNDHIAQMEAYRDAGPAYPTEVIDEFATITFVRDCAKNDESVIACPASELPADFPNNLR comes from the coding sequence ATGAGTAACTTTGACAAACACGATCTCAGCGGTTTTGTGGGCAAACATCTGGTCTACACCTACGACAACGGCTGGAACTACGAGCTGTATATTAAAAATGAAAACACCATCGACTACCGCATCCACAGCGGCATCGTCGGCAACCGTTGGGTGAAAGATCAGCGTGTTTATATCGTCCGCGTCGGCGAAAACATCTATAAAATCTCCTGGACCGAACCGACCGGCACCGACGTCAGCCTGATTGCCAACCTCGGCGACCGCCTGTTCCACGGCACGATTTTCTTCCCGCGCTGGGTGATGAACGATCCGAAGAAAACCGTCTGCTTCCAGAATGACCATATCGCACAGATGGAAGCCTACCGTGACGCAGGCCCGGCCTACCCGACCGAGGTGATCGACGAATTCGCCACCATCACTTTTGTGCGCGACTGCGCTAAAAATGACGAAAGCGTCATCGCCTGCCCGGCAAGCGAACTCCCCGCGGATTTCCCGAACAATCTGCGTTAA